One genomic segment of Paenibacillus sp. FSL H8-0332 includes these proteins:
- a CDS encoding tetratricopeptide repeat protein, with the protein MIERTSENVAENSNIIPVTLDANFFFERAVRSLDRFQYDKALKNFRKAVEYEPDNPVNHCNMAGILSEMGNYTASNEILIHVLEKIDPAMTECHFYMANNFANMESFEEAERSLVTYLEEDASGEFMAESEELMELLQYELNRPAPLVRIRSREGVVEHDRARSLLEEGKFPQAVELLEEITANTPDFLAAHNNLALAHFYMGRFAKAKACLNEVLRQDPGNLHALCNMAIFLQYAGDKEQLERLLGMLEATVPFHQEHVFKMATTMGILGRHTAAYSHFRRLLKDEEVAGDAGLYHYCAAAASNSGLYSEALRCWRQAAKLDPDSAVPAFFLSQLQHARTEGRPMPAVSYNYQLPFQEQLKQWKGNTGRFTEEVRNNPLLRASFFWALRYGDSATKLQVTEALRWIEDEDMSEVLRKVLEQEPLQEDRLQEAALFSLQRLIGENLNEAVSSPGEEQEPAAAPASKGTLPEWREDWQRIMDHAAAMMDRRYDAVQKKDAEHIWKQFIGSLYPDVPLFRNDGGWCAALEYLTARLHGQPVTFREAAQRYGVSVSMVSRYARRIDSECDIRAMLPGTGGLSPSTTRI; encoded by the coding sequence ATGATAGAGAGAACTTCAGAGAATGTCGCGGAGAACAGTAATATCATTCCGGTCACTCTGGATGCCAATTTTTTCTTTGAAAGAGCCGTACGGTCGCTGGACCGCTTTCAATATGATAAGGCATTAAAGAATTTTCGCAAAGCTGTTGAATATGAGCCGGATAATCCGGTGAATCATTGCAATATGGCGGGTATATTATCTGAGATGGGCAATTACACCGCCTCTAACGAGATTCTCATCCATGTCCTGGAGAAGATTGACCCTGCTATGACGGAATGCCATTTCTATATGGCTAATAACTTCGCTAATATGGAAAGCTTTGAAGAGGCGGAGCGTTCGCTGGTCACCTATCTGGAGGAGGACGCCAGCGGTGAGTTCATGGCCGAATCCGAAGAACTGATGGAGCTGCTGCAATATGAGCTGAACCGGCCTGCTCCGCTGGTGCGTATCCGCAGCCGTGAGGGAGTCGTAGAACATGACCGGGCGCGGAGTCTGCTGGAGGAGGGCAAGTTCCCTCAGGCTGTAGAGCTGCTGGAGGAGATAACTGCCAATACTCCGGATTTTTTGGCTGCGCATAATAATCTGGCGCTCGCCCATTTCTATATGGGCCGGTTCGCCAAGGCGAAGGCATGTCTGAATGAAGTGCTGAGGCAGGACCCCGGCAATTTGCACGCCCTGTGTAATATGGCTATCTTCTTACAGTATGCAGGGGACAAGGAGCAGCTTGAGAGGTTGCTGGGTATGCTTGAAGCGACTGTGCCATTCCATCAGGAGCATGTGTTCAAAATGGCCACAACGATGGGAATCCTGGGCCGGCACACCGCCGCTTACAGCCATTTCCGCCGTCTGCTGAAGGACGAGGAGGTGGCCGGAGACGCTGGCCTGTATCATTACTGTGCGGCGGCGGCAAGCAATAGCGGCCTGTACAGTGAAGCTCTGCGCTGCTGGAGACAGGCCGCCAAGCTGGACCCTGATTCTGCGGTCCCGGCGTTCTTCCTGTCCCAGCTCCAGCATGCCCGGACAGAAGGGCGCCCTATGCCTGCTGTCAGCTATAACTATCAGCTGCCCTTCCAGGAGCAGCTGAAGCAGTGGAAGGGCAATACGGGCAGGTTCACTGAAGAAGTGCGGAATAATCCGCTGCTGCGCGCCTCGTTCTTCTGGGCGCTGCGCTATGGCGATTCCGCTACGAAGCTTCAGGTGACCGAGGCTCTGCGCTGGATTGAGGATGAGGACATGTCCGAGGTGCTGCGCAAAGTGCTGGAGCAAGAGCCGCTCCAGGAGGACCGGCTGCAGGAGGCGGCATTGTTCAGCCTTCAGCGGCTGATCGGAGAGAACCTGAATGAAGCTGTCAGCTCGCCCGGCGAAGAGCAGGAGCCTGCGGCTGCTCCCGCCTCCAAGGGGACGCTGCCGGAATGGAGAGAAGACTGGCAGCGGATTATGGATCATGCAGCGGCCATGATGGACCGCAGATATGATGCGGTCCAGAAGAAGGATGCGGAGCACATCTGGAAGCAGTTCATCGGCAGCCTGTACCCGGATGTACCGCTGTTCCGCAATGACGGCGGCTGGTGCGCTGCACTGGAGTATCTGACGGCCCGGCTGCATGGGCAGCCGGTTACGTTCCGTGAGGCTGCCCAGCGTTATGGTGTGTCGGTCTCGATGGTAAGCCGTTATGCACGGCGGATTGACAGCGAATGTGATATCCGGGCCATGCTGCCCGGAACCGGCGGCTTATCGCCGTCCACCACCCGTATTTAA
- the trxB gene encoding thioredoxin-disulfide reductase, whose translation MYKTIVIGTGPAGLTAAIYLARANLSPLVIEGLQPGGQLTTTTEVENFPGFPEGILGPDLMDNMRKQAERFGAEFKNGWVESVDFSQRPFKVTVDGMGVLEAESVIISTGASARYLGIPGEQENVGRGVSTCATCDGFFFRNKKIVVVGGGDSAMEEASFLTRFASSVTLVHRRPELRASKIMQDRARDNSKVTWALNRTPVEVTVGETGVKGLTVLNNETGLTELVEADGVFVAIGHTPNTAFLGGQINTDANGYIVVNPGTTETNIPGVFACGDVQDTRYRQAISAAGTGCMAAMDAEKFLEGTMVHDWSESLDK comes from the coding sequence ATGTACAAAACGATTGTAATCGGAACAGGCCCGGCCGGGCTGACTGCCGCGATTTATCTGGCGCGTGCGAACCTGAGCCCGCTGGTAATTGAAGGCTTGCAGCCGGGGGGACAACTGACAACGACGACAGAAGTGGAGAACTTTCCAGGCTTCCCCGAAGGGATTCTGGGTCCGGACCTGATGGACAATATGCGCAAGCAGGCAGAACGCTTCGGCGCTGAATTCAAGAATGGCTGGGTGGAGTCCGTGGACTTCTCACAGCGTCCGTTCAAGGTAACAGTGGACGGAATGGGTGTATTGGAAGCGGAGTCGGTCATTATTTCAACCGGGGCCTCTGCAAGATATCTGGGTATCCCGGGCGAGCAGGAGAATGTGGGACGCGGGGTCAGCACCTGTGCGACCTGTGACGGCTTCTTTTTCCGTAATAAAAAGATTGTCGTCGTCGGCGGCGGGGACTCCGCTATGGAGGAAGCCAGCTTCCTGACCCGCTTTGCGTCCAGCGTAACGCTGGTTCACCGCCGTCCCGAGCTGCGTGCCTCGAAGATTATGCAGGACCGGGCGCGTGACAACAGCAAGGTCACCTGGGCCTTGAACCGCACACCGGTTGAAGTAACGGTAGGAGAGACCGGAGTGAAGGGCCTTACGGTGCTTAATAATGAGACAGGTCTGACAGAGCTGGTAGAGGCAGACGGCGTGTTCGTAGCGATTGGACACACACCGAATACAGCCTTCTTGGGCGGGCAGATCAACACGGATGCCAATGGCTATATTGTGGTGAACCCAGGTACCACCGAGACCAACATCCCCGGTGTATTTGCCTGCGGCGATGTGCAGGATACACGTTACCGTCAAGCGATATCGGCAGCGGGAACCGGCTGTATGGCCGCCATGGATGCTGAGAAGTTCCTGGAAGGCACGATGGTGCACGACTGGAGCGAATCGCTGGACAAATAA
- the thiC gene encoding phosphomethylpyrimidine synthase ThiC translates to MTGMVKNEEVDLSGFPASRKVYVEGSRPDIRVPMREISLSRTEGVAGEEENAPLRVYDTSGMYTDAAEETDIRRGLPPHRSSWIAERGDSEEYTGRAVRPEDNGIRREGALAEACPGLSRNPRRAYTGGNVTQLHYARQGIITPEMEYIAIRENTRPEFVRDEVASGRAIIPANINHPESEPMIIGRNFLVKINANIGNSAVTSSIEEEVEKMRWATRWGADTLMDLSTGSKIHTTREWIIRNSPVPVGTVPLYQALEKVNGIAEDLTWELYRDTLIEQAEQGVDYFTIHAGVLRRYIPLTARRMTGIVSRGGSIMAAWCLAHQQENFLYTHFEDICEIMKTYDVAFSLGDGLRPGSIADANDEAQFAELETLGELTLQAWKHDVQVMVEGPGHVPLHKIKENMDKQLEICREAPFYTLGPLTTDIAPGYDHITSAIGAAMIGGLGTAMLCYVTPKEHLGLPDKNDVREGVITYKIAAHAADLAKGHPGAQDRDDALSKARFEFRWRDQFHLSLDPERALAYHDETLPAEGAKQAHFCSMCGPKFCSMRISHDIRNSHRWSKSL, encoded by the coding sequence ATGACAGGAATGGTCAAAAACGAAGAGGTGGATCTTTCCGGATTCCCCGCAAGCCGTAAAGTGTATGTAGAGGGCTCACGCCCGGATATCCGGGTTCCGATGCGTGAGATCAGCCTCAGCAGAACCGAAGGCGTTGCCGGGGAAGAGGAGAATGCTCCGCTGCGTGTCTATGACACAAGCGGCATGTACACGGATGCAGCAGAGGAGACCGACATTCGGAGGGGGCTGCCGCCGCACCGTTCAAGCTGGATCGCGGAGCGTGGCGATTCGGAGGAATACACCGGAAGAGCCGTCCGGCCGGAGGATAACGGAATCCGCAGGGAGGGGGCCTTGGCAGAAGCTTGTCCAGGACTGAGCCGGAATCCCCGGCGGGCCTATACAGGCGGTAATGTGACTCAGCTGCATTATGCAAGGCAAGGAATTATAACACCGGAAATGGAGTATATTGCGATCCGCGAGAATACCCGGCCGGAGTTCGTAAGGGATGAGGTTGCCTCGGGCCGCGCGATTATTCCGGCCAATATCAATCACCCGGAGAGTGAGCCGATGATTATCGGCCGTAACTTCCTGGTGAAGATCAATGCAAATATCGGAAATTCTGCGGTCACTTCTTCTATAGAAGAGGAGGTGGAGAAGATGCGGTGGGCGACCCGCTGGGGGGCTGATACCCTCATGGATCTCTCCACCGGCTCGAAGATCCATACCACCCGGGAGTGGATAATCCGCAATTCTCCTGTGCCGGTCGGTACAGTGCCCTTATACCAGGCGCTGGAGAAGGTAAACGGCATAGCCGAGGACTTAACCTGGGAGCTCTACCGTGACACGCTGATTGAGCAGGCGGAGCAGGGAGTGGATTACTTCACCATTCATGCCGGAGTGCTGCGCCGCTATATTCCGCTGACTGCCCGGAGAATGACCGGCATCGTGTCACGGGGCGGATCGATTATGGCCGCCTGGTGCCTGGCCCATCAGCAGGAGAACTTCCTGTACACACACTTCGAAGACATATGTGAGATTATGAAGACGTATGATGTGGCCTTCTCGCTGGGAGATGGCCTGCGTCCCGGTTCTATTGCCGATGCCAATGACGAAGCCCAGTTCGCCGAGCTGGAGACGCTGGGAGAACTGACCCTACAAGCCTGGAAGCACGATGTTCAGGTTATGGTCGAAGGTCCGGGGCATGTGCCGCTGCACAAGATTAAGGAGAATATGGATAAGCAGCTTGAGATTTGCCGGGAAGCCCCTTTCTATACCCTCGGACCGCTGACTACGGATATTGCACCCGGTTATGATCACATCACTTCGGCCATCGGGGCGGCGATGATCGGGGGGCTCGGAACAGCGATGTTGTGTTACGTTACACCTAAGGAGCATTTAGGCCTGCCTGACAAGAATGATGTGCGCGAAGGGGTCATTACCTACAAAATTGCTGCACATGCCGCAGACCTCGCCAAGGGACATCCGGGAGCGCAGGACCGGGATGATGCACTGTCCAAGGCGCGGTTCGAGTTCCGCTGGCGCGACCAGTTCCATCTCTCCCTGGACCCGGAAAGGGCGCTGGCCTATCATGATGAGACCCTGCCAGCGGAGGGGGCGAAGCAGGCGCATTTCTGCTCAATGTGCGGCCCTAAATTCTGCAGCATGCGGATTTCGCATGATATCCGTAATTCCCATAGATGGAGCAAATCGCTCTAA
- a CDS encoding DUF1858 domain-containing protein produces the protein MSKALKLDESIFELVTRHPEVVEIMVELGFRDIAKPGMLQTAGRFMTLSKGMKLKKIELETVRLAFQQHGFEIIE, from the coding sequence ATGAGCAAAGCGTTGAAGCTGGATGAATCCATCTTTGAGCTGGTAACCCGGCACCCGGAAGTGGTTGAGATCATGGTGGAGCTGGGTTTCCGTGATATTGCGAAGCCTGGAATGCTGCAGACTGCAGGACGATTCATGACCCTGTCCAAAGGAATGAAATTAAAAAAAATAGAGCTGGAAACCGTTCGGCTGGCCTTTCAGCAGCATGGTTTCGAGATTATAGAATAG
- a CDS encoding DUF438 domain-containing protein: MSELINNREVDVQEQTRRQAMLREIIKELHAGKSVEEVKARFEEAVGDVTVEEISAMEHSLMTEEGIPVEEVQRLCSVHTAIFKGSIEQIHRSSKPEEQPGHPVHTFKLENREIERLVNFRLELHADKFKKNASDEIIFKLLEDLSLLLDLDKHYSRKENLLFPYLEKYGIYGPTKVMWGVDDGIRNMIKEAKKALSAYGGDSGQITAALEEIIKEVNEMIFKEENILLPMALDKLTEDEWVKIARESDEIGFCLTAPDQEWIPERAAEPEGAGVPAEEGEGLSPQGFIRFETGLLSLHQLETLMNHLPVDLTFIDENDVVRYFSHGKERIFARTKAVIGRTVQNCHPPQSVHVVEKLLADFKAGVKDAEDFWINIKDKFIYIRYFAVRDADGRYMGTLEFTQNIAPIRALEGQKRILSE, from the coding sequence ATGAGCGAACTGATTAATAACCGCGAGGTCGATGTGCAGGAACAGACACGCCGCCAGGCTATGCTGAGAGAGATCATCAAGGAGCTGCATGCGGGCAAAAGCGTGGAGGAGGTTAAGGCGCGTTTTGAAGAAGCGGTAGGCGATGTTACGGTGGAGGAAATCTCCGCCATGGAGCACTCCCTGATGACCGAGGAAGGCATTCCGGTAGAGGAAGTACAGCGCCTCTGCTCCGTGCATACGGCAATCTTCAAGGGCTCGATTGAACAGATTCACCGTTCTTCTAAGCCTGAGGAGCAGCCGGGTCATCCCGTGCATACGTTCAAGCTGGAGAACCGGGAGATCGAACGTCTGGTCAACTTCCGGCTGGAGCTGCATGCGGATAAGTTCAAGAAGAACGCCAGCGATGAGATTATTTTCAAGCTGCTGGAGGACCTGAGTCTGCTGCTCGATCTTGACAAGCACTACAGCCGCAAGGAGAATCTGCTCTTCCCTTACCTGGAGAAGTACGGCATATACGGTCCTACGAAGGTAATGTGGGGAGTGGATGACGGAATCCGCAATATGATCAAGGAAGCCAAGAAGGCGCTTAGCGCCTATGGCGGGGATAGTGGGCAGATTACAGCCGCACTGGAAGAGATCATTAAGGAAGTCAATGAGATGATCTTCAAGGAAGAGAATATTCTGCTCCCGATGGCGCTGGATAAGCTGACTGAGGATGAGTGGGTCAAAATCGCCCGCGAAAGCGATGAAATCGGCTTCTGCCTGACAGCGCCGGACCAAGAATGGATACCGGAACGTGCGGCGGAGCCTGAGGGCGCCGGTGTTCCGGCGGAAGAAGGGGAAGGTCTGTCCCCGCAGGGCTTCATCCGGTTCGAGACCGGGCTGCTGTCGCTCCACCAGCTTGAGACGCTGATGAATCATCTGCCGGTCGACCTCACCTTTATCGACGAGAACGATGTCGTCCGCTACTTCTCGCATGGCAAGGAACGAATCTTCGCCCGGACGAAGGCCGTCATCGGCCGCACCGTGCAGAACTGCCATCCGCCGCAAAGCGTGCATGTTGTTGAGAAGCTGTTGGCTGATTTCAAGGCCGGAGTGAAGGATGCCGAGGATTTCTGGATTAACATCAAGGATAAATTCATCTATATCCGTTATTTCGCTGTGCGGGATGCAGACGGCCGTTATATGGGGACGCTGGAATTCACCCAGAATATCGCACCAATCCGGGCCCTTGAGGGCCAGAAGCGGATTTTGTCCGAATAG
- a CDS encoding ROK family glucokinase has product MSELIYVGVDLGGTTIKVGICNAEGSLLHTYEGPTGTADGAEAVIDNIEKYVRQIVEDSPYSWDQLAGVGAGLAGFTNIREGIIILAPNIGFRDVPIRSILEGRLNKPVKIDNDANVAALGEAWSGAGRGIENCVCYTLGTGVGGGIIINGKVYQGFAGLAGELGHISVVPDLEAIQCGCGNMGCLETVSSATGIIRMANDAVARGDRTSLSTVERIAAKEVFDAAKAGDEAALRIVNRAAFYLGKSMASVAAVLNPEVFIVGGGVSKAGDILFDEVRRVFAKLAPAPLQTGVTIVPAALGNDAGIIGAAGLLLRS; this is encoded by the coding sequence ATGTCTGAACTTATCTACGTTGGCGTGGATTTAGGTGGTACCACGATTAAGGTTGGAATCTGTAATGCCGAGGGAAGCCTGCTGCACACTTACGAGGGTCCGACAGGGACTGCGGATGGCGCTGAGGCTGTCATCGACAATATCGAGAAGTATGTACGCCAGATTGTTGAAGACTCTCCGTATTCCTGGGACCAGCTGGCCGGTGTGGGAGCCGGACTCGCCGGATTTACGAATATTCGTGAAGGCATCATCATCCTTGCGCCCAACATAGGATTTAGAGATGTGCCGATCCGTTCCATTCTGGAGGGTCGTCTGAACAAGCCAGTCAAAATAGACAATGACGCCAACGTGGCTGCACTGGGCGAAGCCTGGAGCGGTGCCGGACGCGGCATTGAGAATTGTGTCTGCTATACGCTCGGCACAGGTGTCGGCGGCGGTATTATTATTAATGGTAAGGTGTATCAAGGCTTTGCCGGTCTGGCCGGAGAGCTGGGTCATATCTCAGTCGTTCCTGATCTGGAAGCGATCCAGTGCGGCTGCGGGAACATGGGCTGTTTGGAAACCGTTTCCTCAGCTACAGGCATTATCCGCATGGCGAACGATGCTGTAGCACGCGGGGACCGTACCTCCTTGTCCACCGTTGAAAGAATCGCCGCGAAGGAAGTATTCGATGCCGCCAAGGCAGGCGATGAGGCTGCGCTGCGGATTGTGAACCGGGCGGCCTTCTACCTGGGCAAATCGATGGCTTCCGTTGCTGCTGTTCTGAACCCGGAAGTATTCATCGTCGGCGGAGGGGTCTCCAAGGCAGGCGATATTCTCTTTGATGAAGTCCGCCGGGTGTTCGCTAAGCTGGCGCCTGCACCGCTGCAGACCGGAGTTACTATTGTGCCTGCAGCACTTGGCAATGATGCGGGTATTATTGGAGCGGCTGGTCTGCTGCTGCGTTCTTAA
- the rapZ gene encoding RNase adapter RapZ, with product MTDLEHTLPAHATLIIITGMSGAGKTIAVQSLEDLGFFCVDNLPPVLIPKFAELIEQSKGKIAKVALVIDLRGREFFTALSESLAYIKDESTIGCEILFLDATDSVLVQRYKESRRHHPLAPKGMPLDGIRMERQMLEELKNSATLCLDTSSMKPAQLKEKIVSRFSHLGKSTLSVNITSFGFKYGIPIDADLVFDVRFLPNPHYVDQLRPKTGQDNEVYDYVMKWPETQTFLTKLLDMLQFLIPQYRKEGKSQIIIGIGCTGGKHRSVAIAEYLGKMLGVSETETVAVSHRDSERDRH from the coding sequence ATGACCGACCTCGAGCATACCTTGCCTGCTCATGCCACCCTAATTATCATTACAGGCATGTCGGGTGCGGGCAAGACGATTGCAGTGCAGAGCCTGGAGGATCTGGGGTTCTTCTGCGTGGATAATCTTCCGCCTGTGCTAATCCCGAAATTCGCTGAACTGATTGAGCAGTCCAAGGGTAAAATCGCCAAGGTGGCGCTGGTCATCGACCTTAGAGGCCGGGAATTCTTCACCGCCCTGTCGGAATCTCTGGCCTACATCAAGGACGAGTCAACGATCGGGTGTGAGATCCTTTTCCTGGACGCCACAGATTCAGTGCTTGTACAGCGATACAAGGAGAGCCGGAGGCATCATCCGCTTGCTCCCAAAGGCATGCCGCTGGATGGCATCCGCATGGAGCGCCAGATGCTGGAGGAGCTGAAGAATTCAGCTACCCTGTGCCTGGATACCAGCAGCATGAAGCCTGCCCAGCTCAAAGAAAAAATAGTGTCACGCTTCTCCCACCTCGGGAAAAGCACCCTCTCGGTTAACATTACTTCGTTTGGATTCAAGTATGGGATTCCGATTGATGCCGATCTGGTGTTCGACGTCCGCTTCCTGCCTAATCCGCATTATGTGGATCAGCTGCGGCCCAAGACAGGCCAAGACAACGAGGTGTACGACTATGTGATGAAATGGCCTGAAACGCAGACCTTTCTGACCAAGCTGCTAGACATGCTTCAATTCCTTATTCCGCAATACCGCAAGGAAGGCAAATCGCAGATTATTATCGGTATCGGCTGTACCGGCGGCAAACATCGTTCGGTAGCGATAGCTGAATATCTGGGCAAAATGCTGGGGGTTAGCGAGACGGAAACGGTAGCAGTCAGCCACCGGGATTCTGAACGCGACCGGCATTGA
- a CDS encoding YvcK family protein yields the protein MGGGTGLSVMLRGLKEKPLDITAIVTVADDGGSSGILRSELQMPPPGDIRNVLTAMADVEPLMAQIMKYRFSSGEGLAGHSLGNLILAALTDISGDFVTAVRELSRLFAVRGRVLPAAGEAVILHAEMADGTLITGESKIPEAGGVIKRVFLEPVDVEPLPEALEAIRNADAILLGPGSLYTSILPNLLVPKLAEAVVASEAIKIFVCNVMTQPGETDNYTVNDHLQAVYDHIGLHLFDYVIVNDGEIPEQVQLKYAEKGARPVQLDREAVDGNGYKVIADKLVLFKTYLRHDTDKLSHHIFQLVQDWINRKS from the coding sequence ATGGGCGGCGGTACCGGACTCTCCGTAATGCTCCGGGGGCTGAAGGAGAAGCCGCTGGATATTACAGCGATCGTAACTGTCGCAGATGACGGGGGAAGCTCCGGAATTCTGCGCAGTGAGCTGCAGATGCCGCCGCCCGGGGATATCCGCAACGTACTTACGGCTATGGCTGACGTTGAGCCTTTGATGGCGCAGATTATGAAGTATCGCTTCAGCAGCGGAGAAGGCTTAGCAGGACACAGCCTGGGCAATCTGATTCTGGCTGCGTTAACCGACATATCCGGGGATTTCGTTACGGCAGTCCGGGAACTCAGCCGGCTCTTCGCTGTTCGCGGCCGGGTGCTGCCTGCGGCTGGAGAGGCTGTAATTCTGCATGCCGAGATGGCGGATGGCACGCTGATTACCGGCGAATCCAAAATCCCGGAGGCGGGCGGCGTCATCAAGCGCGTGTTCCTGGAGCCTGTGGATGTAGAGCCGCTGCCGGAGGCACTGGAGGCTATCCGCAACGCAGACGCTATTCTGCTCGGTCCGGGCAGTCTGTATACCAGCATTCTGCCGAATCTGCTGGTGCCGAAGCTGGCAGAGGCCGTAGTGGCTTCAGAGGCGATTAAGATTTTTGTATGCAATGTGATGACTCAGCCGGGCGAAACGGATAATTATACAGTTAATGACCATCTTCAGGCCGTATATGACCACATTGGGCTGCATCTGTTCGATTATGTGATCGTGAATGACGGAGAGATCCCGGAGCAGGTTCAGCTCAAATATGCTGAGAAGGGCGCCCGTCCGGTGCAGCTCGACCGCGAGGCCGTGGACGGCAACGGTTATAAGGTGATTGCCGATAAACTGGTATTATTCAAAACCTATTTGCGGCATGATACAGATAAGCTGAGTCATCATATTTTCCAGCTGGTGCAGGATTGGATTAACAGAAAGAGTTAA
- the whiA gene encoding DNA-binding protein WhiA, with protein MSFAALTKKELTMVESPPCCEKAEMSALIRMNGTVQLSSKKVVLDISTENAAIARRVYSLLKKYYQVHIELLVRKKMRLKKNNVYIVRIPNQVQEILKDLRIVSEGFIFTDGIDEEIVGKNCCKRAYLRGAFMAGGSVNNPEGSSYHLEIASMYEEHCKALVELAGEFHLNARCIERKKGFILYIKEGEKIIEFLSLIGAHQALFKFEDVRIMRDMRNSVNRIVNCETANLNKTISAAVRQIENIKLLQREVGLESLPDKLREVAEIRLAHPDINLKEVGDMLGGTVSKSGVNHRLRKIDELADKVRGG; from the coding sequence TTGTCTTTTGCGGCCCTTACCAAAAAAGAGCTGACGATGGTCGAGAGCCCGCCCTGCTGCGAGAAAGCAGAAATGTCAGCGCTGATCCGAATGAATGGTACGGTGCAGCTTTCGAGCAAAAAGGTGGTTCTCGACATTTCGACGGAGAACGCCGCGATTGCAAGGCGGGTATATTCTTTGCTTAAGAAATATTACCAGGTCCATATCGAGCTGCTCGTGCGTAAAAAAATGCGTTTGAAGAAGAATAACGTCTATATTGTAAGAATCCCGAACCAGGTCCAGGAGATCCTGAAGGATCTGCGGATTGTCTCTGAGGGCTTTATTTTCACGGACGGGATTGATGAGGAGATTGTCGGCAAGAATTGCTGCAAGCGTGCCTATCTGCGCGGGGCCTTCATGGCCGGCGGTTCGGTGAATAACCCGGAGGGCTCTTCGTATCACTTGGAAATCGCTTCCATGTATGAGGAGCACTGCAAAGCGCTCGTTGAGCTGGCTGGTGAATTTCACCTGAATGCCCGCTGCATAGAACGCAAAAAAGGCTTCATCCTATACATCAAGGAAGGCGAGAAGATCATCGAGTTCCTCAGTCTGATCGGCGCTCATCAGGCGCTGTTCAAATTCGAGGATGTGCGGATCATGCGCGATATGCGCAACTCGGTTAACCGGATTGTGAACTGCGAAACGGCTAATCTGAACAAGACGATCAGTGCGGCGGTACGCCAGATTGAGAACATCAAGCTGCTGCAGCGCGAGGTGGGTCTGGAAAGCTTGCCGGATAAGCTGCGGGAGGTTGCCGAAATTAGACTGGCTCACCCGGATATTAACCTCAAGGAAGTCGGGGATATGCTGGGCGGGACAGTCAGTAAATCGGGTGTGAACCACCGTTTGCGCAAAATCGATGAGCTGGCGGACAAGGTCCGCGGCGGCTGA
- a CDS encoding HPr family phosphocarrier protein — protein MTKHPVVVRLKTGLHARPAALFVQEANKFSSEIFVEKDDKKVNAKSIMGIMSLAISSGTEIHISADGADAEQAVTALTSLVSKEELENQ, from the coding sequence ATGACAAAGCACCCGGTAGTTGTTCGGTTGAAGACGGGGCTCCATGCTCGGCCGGCAGCATTGTTTGTGCAAGAAGCTAATAAGTTTTCGTCGGAGATTTTCGTGGAAAAAGACGATAAAAAAGTGAACGCCAAGAGTATCATGGGCATTATGAGCCTTGCGATCAGTTCCGGTACGGAGATTCATATCAGCGCAGACGGTGCAGACGCGGAACAGGCTGTAACCGCTTTGACCAGTCTGGTAAGCAAGGAAGAGCTCGAGAATCAATAA
- a CDS encoding GNAT family N-acetyltransferase, which yields MEPAEALREPYLAFYEEWRASGEPFVPWVTEMDPADFEGMVQSLRGHASGVNIPDGWVSSSTFWLVTTDKRVVGAVNIRHRLTERLLYSGGHIGYGIVPSARRQGYGSELLKQALLKAGELGIEQALVVCDAINTASERTIRRNGGIEDSEYIEEDGNVIRRFWIGTGKK from the coding sequence ATGGAGCCTGCTGAGGCGCTCAGAGAGCCGTATTTAGCCTTTTATGAGGAGTGGAGGGCCAGCGGTGAGCCGTTTGTGCCCTGGGTGACGGAGATGGACCCGGCTGACTTTGAGGGTATGGTTCAGTCTCTGCGCGGGCATGCCAGTGGTGTGAATATCCCGGACGGGTGGGTGAGCAGTTCAACCTTCTGGCTGGTGACCACGGACAAGCGGGTGGTAGGGGCTGTGAACATCAGGCACCGGCTGACGGAAAGGCTGCTCTATTCTGGCGGGCATATCGGTTATGGCATCGTCCCCTCTGCACGCAGACAAGGCTATGGCAGTGAGCTTTTGAAGCAGGCTCTCCTGAAGGCCGGTGAACTGGGTATTGAGCAGGCACTCGTAGTCTGTGACGCCATCAACACCGCATCGGAACGGACAATCCGCAGGAATGGCGGTATCGAGGATAGCGAATATATAGAGGAGGACGGAAATGTCATCCGGCGGTTCTGGATCGGAACGGGGAAGAAATAA